From Schaalia sp. ZJ405, one genomic window encodes:
- a CDS encoding ATP-binding cassette domain-containing protein, whose amino-acid sequence MAVAGTISVRGARENNLRGVNVDIPKHALTVVTGLSGSGKSSLIHDTIAAEATRQFNATHSAFVQGLLQTPPSPDVDVLEGITATITVDQEPMGANPRSTVGTATDIDAMLRVLFSRRATPNIGGPKAYSFNVPTVLGAGAIVETKGGRQVKTRKSFHVTGGMCPTCEGRGQVSDINLAALYNENLSLNEGAILVPGYKAGGWAVRQFSESGLIPADVPIKDFTAKQLDLFLYAEPRKVVIADVNITYQGLVSKVRASILSKDTDSLQPHMRVFVEKLATFRTCPDCQGTRLTEGARASLINGVSIADASAMEVRHLAEWVNELDVPEIAPLIARLRAALGAMVRIGLGYLSLNRSTGTLSGGESQRVRLVRHLGSALSDMTYVFDEPTTGLHPHDVHRMNTLLRDLVDAGNTVLVIEHDPATIAIADRVIDMGPGAGPNGGEVIYEGEPGGLIGVDSPTGREMTRGAVVKSEDQLRCAHGYVEIRGACAHNLRNVDVDIPLGMLVAVTGVAGSGKSSLIPGCLPSDVAGGVEVVDQSVIKGSSRSHVATWTGMLDPIRQAFAKAHGVKPALFSANSEGACPACRGLGVIVTELGFMETVSTECDLCGGRRFNDEVLEYTLGGKSIADVLEMTAMEAVDFLSGPDVAVVKAATIAADLVSVGLGYVGIGQSLSTLSGGERQRLKLAQHLRGGEGVLVLDEPTTGLHAADVDVLVSLVDRIVDSGRSVIVIEHDMSVVARCDWVIDLGPGAGDEGGRVIFEGRPVDLAAADTVTGRALARALR is encoded by the coding sequence GTGGCGGTAGCCGGAACGATTTCTGTACGCGGCGCACGGGAAAACAATCTCCGCGGTGTCAACGTTGACATTCCCAAGCATGCGCTCACCGTGGTGACGGGACTGTCCGGCTCGGGGAAGTCCTCGCTCATCCATGACACGATTGCCGCCGAAGCGACGCGGCAATTCAACGCAACACATTCCGCCTTTGTTCAAGGGCTGCTTCAGACCCCGCCCAGCCCAGACGTTGACGTCCTCGAAGGGATTACCGCGACGATCACCGTCGACCAGGAACCGATGGGGGCGAATCCTCGATCAACGGTGGGCACAGCCACCGACATTGACGCGATGCTTCGCGTGCTGTTCTCACGCCGCGCCACCCCGAACATTGGTGGCCCGAAAGCCTACTCTTTCAACGTTCCCACGGTCTTAGGAGCGGGAGCGATCGTTGAAACCAAAGGCGGACGCCAGGTGAAAACACGCAAGTCCTTCCACGTGACCGGAGGGATGTGTCCGACCTGTGAGGGACGCGGTCAGGTTTCCGATATCAACCTCGCTGCCCTTTACAACGAGAACCTGTCTTTGAACGAGGGAGCGATCCTCGTTCCCGGATACAAGGCTGGGGGCTGGGCGGTCCGGCAGTTCTCTGAATCGGGGCTGATCCCCGCAGATGTTCCGATCAAAGATTTCACCGCCAAACAGCTCGACCTTTTCCTCTATGCCGAGCCACGCAAGGTCGTTATCGCGGATGTCAATATCACCTACCAGGGGCTCGTGTCGAAAGTCCGGGCGTCGATCCTGTCGAAGGACACGGATTCTCTGCAACCGCATATGCGGGTGTTCGTTGAGAAACTCGCTACTTTCCGCACGTGTCCTGACTGTCAGGGCACCCGCCTGACCGAGGGGGCTCGCGCTTCCTTGATTAATGGGGTCTCCATTGCTGATGCCTCCGCGATGGAAGTGCGCCACCTCGCCGAATGGGTCAATGAGCTGGACGTTCCTGAGATCGCTCCGCTCATTGCTCGGCTTCGGGCCGCCCTCGGTGCGATGGTGCGGATTGGCTTGGGGTATTTGTCGCTCAACCGGTCAACCGGCACTCTGTCCGGTGGGGAATCCCAAAGAGTCCGCTTGGTGCGTCATTTGGGTTCTGCGCTCTCGGACATGACCTATGTGTTTGACGAGCCGACTACCGGTCTTCATCCCCACGATGTTCACCGCATGAATACGCTGCTGCGTGACCTTGTGGACGCCGGGAACACTGTCCTCGTCATTGAGCACGATCCGGCGACCATTGCCATTGCTGACCGTGTGATTGATATGGGCCCGGGTGCCGGTCCCAACGGCGGTGAGGTCATTTACGAGGGCGAACCCGGCGGTCTCATCGGAGTGGATTCACCCACGGGGAGGGAAATGACACGCGGGGCTGTAGTGAAATCTGAGGATCAACTCAGGTGCGCGCACGGGTATGTGGAGATCCGCGGCGCGTGCGCTCATAACCTGCGCAACGTGGATGTTGACATTCCCCTCGGGATGCTTGTTGCCGTGACGGGTGTGGCGGGATCGGGGAAGTCGTCGTTGATTCCCGGTTGTTTGCCATCGGATGTTGCCGGCGGAGTTGAGGTTGTTGATCAGTCAGTGATTAAGGGGTCGTCCCGGTCTCATGTTGCAACGTGGACGGGGATGCTTGACCCGATCAGGCAGGCTTTTGCGAAGGCCCACGGGGTGAAACCGGCGTTATTTTCTGCCAACTCCGAGGGAGCGTGTCCTGCGTGTAGGGGACTTGGCGTCATCGTCACTGAACTGGGGTTCATGGAGACGGTGTCCACTGAATGTGACCTATGTGGGGGACGACGTTTCAACGATGAGGTGCTCGAATACACCCTGGGTGGCAAGTCCATCGCCGATGTGTTGGAAATGACGGCTATGGAGGCTGTGGACTTTCTGTCTGGCCCGGATGTTGCTGTTGTGAAGGCGGCGACGATTGCCGCTGATCTTGTGTCTGTTGGTCTGGGGTATGTGGGCATCGGACAGTCATTGTCCACGTTGTCCGGTGGTGAACGTCAACGGTTGAAGCTCGCCCAGCATCTGCGTGGAGGAGAAGGAGTGCTTGTCCTTGATGAGCCGACAACCGGACTTCATGCCGCCGATGTCGATGTCCTGGTGTCTCTTGTTGATCGAATTGTTGATTCTGGGCGGTCCGTCATCGTTATTGAGCATGATATGTCTGTTGTTGCGCGGTGCGATTGGGTGATTGACTTAGGGCCGGGTGCTGGGGACGAGGGCGGACGCGTGATTTTCGAGGGGCGACCGGTTGATTTGGCTGCGGCGGACACTGTGACAGGGCGGGCTTTGGCGCGCGCGTTGCGCTGA
- a CDS encoding site-specific DNA-methyltransferase produces MKLPVHRWYRYSAGYSSEWAGKLMRYWGTTRVLDPFGGSGTTCLAAQESGMSSYATEVHPTVARIARAKLAWSANPDDLRAVVRRVLNVVEQKHPVDVPASPLVAKCFPDLKSLENLLRVRDAVTALPFGEPSSELAWLAFVSIIRACSPAGTAQWQYVLPNKTKSRVAEPVSAFAAAGETFATDMETRRFLLGDAPSDAHVLTADARTLDGVPDAWADAVITSPPYANNYDYADALRLEQVVLGEIQGWSDLRPLRDVLLRSATQNIGSWNADEALESPLMDPIIEEFMPVYDELAEVRKTRGGHKAYHTMLAGYFFDNAKVFHALRRKTVPGAKVCYVVGDSAPYGVHAPVERWLGELAVAAGFSSWAFSKVRDRNTKWKNRKHTHPLHEGYLWIEG; encoded by the coding sequence ATGAAATTGCCGGTGCATCGCTGGTACCGATACAGCGCCGGATACTCTTCAGAATGGGCGGGCAAGCTCATGCGTTACTGGGGCACGACGCGTGTACTTGACCCATTCGGAGGGTCCGGCACCACGTGTCTGGCCGCGCAGGAGTCGGGTATGTCGTCCTATGCAACCGAGGTGCACCCGACAGTTGCCCGCATCGCTCGTGCCAAGCTCGCGTGGAGTGCTAACCCCGATGATTTGCGCGCTGTGGTTAGGAGAGTGCTCAATGTTGTCGAACAAAAACATCCCGTAGATGTTCCAGCTTCGCCACTGGTGGCGAAATGCTTCCCTGACCTTAAGTCGCTGGAGAACCTGCTGCGCGTGCGCGACGCAGTCACTGCCTTGCCCTTTGGTGAACCTTCCTCGGAACTCGCGTGGCTGGCTTTCGTCTCGATCATTCGCGCATGTTCCCCAGCTGGTACAGCGCAGTGGCAGTACGTGTTGCCGAACAAGACAAAAAGTCGTGTCGCTGAACCGGTGTCAGCTTTTGCGGCTGCTGGCGAGACTTTCGCTACTGACATGGAAACACGCCGTTTCCTGCTGGGTGACGCTCCTTCTGATGCTCACGTGCTCACCGCCGACGCTCGGACCCTTGACGGTGTGCCCGATGCGTGGGCTGACGCGGTAATCACCTCACCACCCTATGCCAACAACTACGACTACGCGGATGCTTTACGGCTTGAACAGGTTGTTCTGGGGGAAATCCAGGGATGGTCTGATCTGCGACCTTTGCGCGATGTGCTCTTGAGATCGGCAACCCAGAACATCGGTTCTTGGAATGCCGACGAAGCCTTGGAGTCCCCGCTCATGGACCCGATTATCGAGGAGTTCATGCCTGTCTATGACGAACTCGCCGAGGTGCGCAAGACCAGGGGAGGTCACAAGGCCTACCACACCATGCTGGCTGGCTACTTCTTCGACAACGCCAAGGTATTCCACGCACTGCGACGGAAGACGGTTCCCGGAGCCAAGGTGTGCTACGTGGTAGGAGACTCGGCGCCATATGGCGTGCATGCCCCAGTTGAGCGCTGGCTGGGTGAACTTGCTGTCGCAGCGGGCTTCTCGTCGTGGGCGTTCTCAAAAGTTCGTGACCGGAACACCAAATGGAAGAACAGGAAGCACACCCACCCGCTGCACGAGGGCTATCTATGGATCGAGGGCTAA
- a CDS encoding lipid II:glycine glycyltransferase FemX, whose protein sequence is MTQDHDRAQVTDDFLGRQHFLQSEQWEHFQRARGVETLRASGDGWSYLGLIESSRMNKRLYLPYGPTYSSVDAFRAAIDDASKQAKEHHLDYIRVEPRHDVSAQLLESMGFVRSHKDIQPPYTVMNDVRPVLVNEDNEAQVPSNGNDDLMAGAKSMVRRLVRKCERAGVEYRQSFEVEDVEHFLETIHDVSDRTGMHPHDDDYYRDMARALFPSHAAGMFLAELDGKPIASIIFFSDGHVMSYAHAGNLSEYRKISPSNGLAMYALRAARTSGHEIFDFFGAAPEDAPEDHPWQGFTRFKLGFGGERVSTVGTWELPIKRVKYALYRQALKVVESRTERAAGGTQ, encoded by the coding sequence ATGACACAGGATCACGACCGCGCCCAGGTGACAGATGACTTCCTCGGGCGGCAGCATTTCCTCCAGTCCGAGCAGTGGGAACATTTCCAACGCGCACGCGGCGTGGAAACCCTGCGCGCCAGTGGTGACGGCTGGAGCTATCTTGGTCTGATCGAAAGTTCCCGCATGAATAAGCGGCTCTACCTTCCTTACGGCCCAACCTACTCCAGCGTCGATGCTTTCCGCGCCGCCATTGATGATGCGTCCAAGCAGGCCAAAGAGCATCACCTGGACTATATCCGCGTTGAACCACGCCATGATGTCTCCGCACAGCTCCTTGAAAGCATGGGATTCGTTCGTTCACACAAAGACATTCAACCGCCGTATACGGTGATGAACGACGTGCGCCCCGTCCTCGTCAATGAAGATAACGAGGCTCAGGTTCCTTCCAATGGAAACGACGATCTCATGGCCGGCGCGAAAAGCATGGTTCGTCGTTTGGTGCGCAAATGTGAGCGCGCCGGCGTGGAATACCGCCAGTCTTTTGAGGTTGAGGATGTTGAACATTTCCTTGAGACGATCCACGACGTGTCGGACCGTACGGGAATGCACCCTCACGATGACGACTACTACCGGGACATGGCGCGCGCACTTTTCCCCAGCCACGCGGCAGGAATGTTCCTTGCCGAGCTTGACGGCAAGCCGATCGCGTCGATCATTTTCTTCTCTGATGGTCATGTGATGTCCTACGCGCACGCTGGGAATCTCAGTGAATATCGGAAAATTTCGCCGTCCAACGGGCTGGCGATGTACGCCCTGAGAGCTGCGCGCACCAGCGGTCATGAGATTTTCGACTTCTTCGGTGCTGCTCCCGAGGACGCCCCCGAGGACCACCCCTGGCAGGGCTTCACCCGGTTCAAGCTCGGCTTTGGTGGGGAGCGCGTGAGCACAGTCGGAACGTGGGAGCTTCCAATTAAACGCGTGAAGTATGCGCTCTACCGGCAAGCCCTCAAGGTCGTGGAGTCACGAACGGAACGTGCAGCTGGCGGAACACAGTGA
- a CDS encoding metallopeptidase family protein, whose translation MSVQMSRDEFEELVDHALDQIPNELLDMLDNVAIFVEEEPLEGMRPDLLGLYDGVAVTERADYAGVLPDRIFIFMNPTLAICETPEEVAEEVAITVVHEIAHYFGIDDARLHAMGWG comes from the coding sequence GTGTCTGTTCAGATGAGTCGTGACGAGTTCGAGGAGCTCGTTGACCACGCCCTCGATCAGATTCCCAACGAATTGCTTGACATGCTTGACAACGTGGCGATCTTCGTTGAAGAGGAGCCGCTGGAGGGAATGCGCCCGGACCTGCTGGGACTTTACGACGGCGTTGCCGTCACTGAACGCGCAGACTATGCCGGGGTGCTTCCCGACCGGATCTTTATTTTCATGAATCCAACGCTGGCGATCTGTGAAACCCCTGAGGAGGTGGCCGAGGAAGTGGCGATCACCGTTGTTCATGAGATCGCCCATTATTTCGGCATTGACGATGCTCGGCTTCACGCGATGGGGTGGGGATGA
- a CDS encoding ATP-grasp domain-containing protein, producing the protein MSSTAKVTLVTCSSMPNLFQGEEGLLDALAERGCDPAIKVWNDPDVDWNDAGMVVVRSVVDYAADREAFLAWTRSVPRILNHKDVLDWNTDKHYLQDLADLGMPTIRTSWLEHTQNLTKHQIHTRFPAAGEFIIKPAVSSGVRDIGRYTTVSTPQRQAALKQTQDLLASGRSVMIQRYVEEVDTHGETSLVFFNGVVSHAVEKRAALDPSSVTDPTVQSAVITAQSADTVAWQWGEEIRPILHRYIRSRLGRDEQLLFNRVDVVPDGNGSFLVMEISLVDADLYLGAVPGALENFADAISVRAHW; encoded by the coding sequence ATGAGTTCCACAGCCAAAGTCACGCTGGTGACCTGTTCGTCCATGCCGAATCTTTTTCAAGGGGAAGAAGGTCTCCTTGACGCCCTCGCCGAACGGGGGTGCGACCCGGCGATCAAGGTGTGGAATGACCCGGATGTGGACTGGAATGACGCGGGAATGGTGGTTGTTCGCTCCGTCGTGGACTATGCGGCGGATCGGGAGGCTTTCCTCGCGTGGACTCGCAGCGTCCCGCGCATCCTCAACCACAAAGATGTTCTGGATTGGAACACCGATAAGCACTATCTGCAGGACTTAGCGGATCTGGGGATGCCAACGATTCGCACGAGCTGGTTGGAACACACACAGAACCTGACGAAGCATCAGATTCACACGCGTTTCCCAGCTGCCGGTGAGTTCATTATTAAACCCGCAGTGTCTTCGGGTGTGCGTGACATCGGTCGGTACACGACCGTGTCAACTCCGCAGCGTCAGGCCGCGCTCAAACAGACGCAGGACCTGCTCGCGTCGGGACGTTCCGTGATGATCCAGCGCTATGTGGAAGAGGTCGATACGCACGGTGAAACGTCACTGGTGTTCTTCAACGGCGTTGTGTCACACGCCGTTGAGAAGCGTGCCGCGTTGGACCCGTCATCGGTCACAGATCCCACGGTTCAGAGCGCCGTCATCACGGCTCAGTCAGCCGATACCGTTGCCTGGCAGTGGGGTGAGGAAATCCGTCCGATTCTTCACCGGTACATTCGTTCGCGTTTGGGGCGTGACGAGCAGCTGCTCTTTAACCGAGTTGACGTTGTGCCCGACGGCAACGGATCTTTCCTGGTCATGGAAATTTCACTGGTGGATGCCGACCTTTACCTCGGTGCCGTTCCAGGGGCGCTGGAGAACTTTGCCGACGCGATTTCGGTGCGCGCCCACTGGTGA
- a CDS encoding D-alanine--D-alanine ligase family protein — translation MTDTIRPRVLIVFGGRSSEHVISCATAAGILRAIDRTRWDVLPLGITEDGEWVRVDDDPTLFEFRDGHGQHIHAGTTRVALTPGAGSLVELTYDRDPADSQARVVSVDDLGRVDVVLPLLHGPYGEDGTIQGLFEMANVAYVGCGVTSSAISMDKHLTKTVLASAGINVGRWELVTRRQWETEADRVLLRLESLGFPVFVKPCRAGSSIGITKVDSAEELPTAIKEAQNHDPRVIVEAGIVGREIECGVLAGRPGNERPTWREATAPLGEITVPEGEFYDYELKYVDAEAVGLLCPANLPAEAEERIRRLALEAFEALECEGLARVDFFYNDESGDVIINEVNTMPGFTPISMYPQMWAVAGVDYPTLLSELLDEALARPKGLR, via the coding sequence ATGACTGACACGATCCGACCTCGCGTCCTCATTGTTTTCGGCGGACGCTCCAGTGAACACGTGATTTCGTGTGCAACGGCCGCAGGGATTCTCAGGGCAATCGACAGAACCCGCTGGGATGTTCTTCCTCTGGGAATTACCGAGGACGGCGAGTGGGTGCGAGTTGATGACGATCCAACGCTTTTTGAGTTCCGTGACGGTCACGGCCAGCACATCCATGCCGGAACGACTCGCGTAGCGCTCACCCCCGGGGCGGGTTCCCTCGTGGAGTTGACCTATGATCGGGATCCCGCCGATTCCCAGGCGCGTGTGGTGAGCGTCGACGATCTTGGACGTGTAGATGTCGTGCTTCCTCTGCTTCACGGACCCTACGGAGAAGATGGAACCATCCAGGGGCTCTTCGAGATGGCAAACGTTGCATACGTGGGGTGCGGAGTGACGTCCTCGGCAATCTCGATGGATAAGCACCTGACGAAGACGGTGCTTGCCTCCGCGGGAATCAACGTGGGCCGGTGGGAGCTTGTCACGAGGCGTCAGTGGGAAACCGAAGCGGATCGTGTGCTCTTACGGCTTGAGTCGCTAGGATTTCCTGTTTTCGTCAAGCCGTGTCGCGCCGGATCGTCCATCGGCATCACGAAGGTCGATTCCGCTGAGGAACTTCCCACCGCGATCAAGGAAGCGCAGAATCACGATCCCCGTGTCATTGTCGAGGCCGGAATCGTTGGCCGTGAGATCGAATGTGGTGTCCTTGCAGGTCGTCCAGGAAATGAACGCCCAACGTGGCGTGAAGCAACGGCACCGCTGGGGGAGATTACCGTTCCCGAGGGCGAGTTCTACGACTACGAACTCAAATACGTCGACGCCGAAGCTGTGGGGTTGCTCTGCCCAGCGAATTTGCCCGCCGAAGCGGAAGAACGCATTCGCCGACTGGCGTTGGAGGCTTTCGAGGCTCTTGAATGTGAAGGTTTGGCGCGCGTGGATTTCTTCTACAACGACGAATCCGGTGACGTCATCATCAACGAGGTCAACACGATGCCGGGATTCACGCCGATCTCGATGTATCCGCAGATGTGGGCCGTTGCAGGCGTGGACTATCCGACGCTGCTGAGTGAACTCCTCGATGAAGCACTCGCGCGTCCGAAGGGTCTGCGTTAA
- a CDS encoding NAD(P)H-dependent glycerol-3-phosphate dehydrogenase has protein sequence MSNADTIQSAAVLGTGAWGTTFAQVLADAGLDVSMWGRNAQIVDQICRGENTRHLPGIPLSSSIRATADMAQAVAGCQLVVVAVPVAAVRQTLTQARDLIEPEANILSLAKGLELDSGLRVDEIIAEAGQLPPERIAVLSGPNLSREIAEHQPTATVVASSHMALAVEVAHACHNSYFRPYVTTDVIGAEIAGAAKNVIAVAIGAAEGLGLGLNTRATLITRGLAEMTRLGTALGADPGTFAGLAGIGDLMATCSSRLSRNYSLGYRLGTGMSLEEALEASAGVVEGVRTAVPILTVAESLGVDMPISQCVASVVHDGATIEQMGEMLLSRPQKMDGWKIELV, from the coding sequence ATGAGCAACGCTGACACGATCCAGTCCGCCGCAGTCCTGGGGACAGGAGCTTGGGGGACAACGTTCGCACAGGTCCTTGCCGACGCAGGCTTAGATGTGTCGATGTGGGGGCGAAACGCGCAGATCGTTGACCAGATCTGTCGTGGTGAAAATACCCGTCACCTCCCGGGGATTCCACTGTCATCATCGATTCGAGCAACAGCCGACATGGCTCAGGCGGTTGCCGGATGCCAGCTGGTCGTTGTTGCGGTTCCTGTTGCCGCGGTTCGCCAGACACTTACCCAGGCGCGTGATCTCATTGAACCGGAGGCAAATATCTTGTCACTGGCGAAGGGTTTAGAGCTCGATTCGGGTTTGCGCGTCGATGAGATCATTGCCGAGGCCGGGCAATTACCGCCGGAGAGAATTGCCGTGCTGTCGGGTCCGAACCTGTCGCGTGAAATCGCTGAGCATCAACCCACGGCAACCGTTGTGGCCTCGTCACATATGGCTCTTGCTGTGGAGGTTGCTCACGCCTGCCATAACTCATACTTCAGGCCGTACGTGACCACCGATGTGATCGGCGCCGAAATCGCGGGTGCAGCGAAAAACGTGATTGCCGTGGCCATTGGTGCTGCCGAAGGTCTGGGGTTGGGGCTGAACACGCGGGCAACACTCATTACCCGAGGGCTTGCGGAGATGACGCGGCTGGGGACGGCACTGGGCGCAGACCCGGGGACATTCGCGGGCCTGGCAGGGATCGGTGACCTCATGGCAACGTGTTCGTCACGACTCTCACGCAACTACTCTCTGGGGTACCGACTGGGCACGGGAATGAGCCTGGAGGAAGCACTCGAAGCCTCTGCGGGTGTTGTCGAGGGGGTGCGCACGGCCGTTCCTATTCTCACGGTTGCAGAGTCCCTTGGTGTTGACATGCCGATCTCACAGTGCGTTGCGTCGGTTGTGCATGACGGTGCAACGATTGAGCAGATGGGGGAGATGTTGCTCTCCCGACCTCAGAAGATGGATGGATGGAAAATCGAACTGGTCTAG
- a CDS encoding AMIN-like domain-containing (lipo)protein: MTAPQSDAADSSQSAHESPETKEESSLASPINGNAWGSSFTATEPTYVDGSQLVFHDMRVGEHTSFYRVVIEFSGEGTPGVRQSWSQQPVEQGRGRALPVAGTSWLDLNISGTSMPITPELEKQYYAGPRNVTVGPLDVREDGTFEDQTHVVIGMDSSRDFQIGFLSNPTRVVIDVKK, encoded by the coding sequence ATGACCGCACCCCAGTCGGATGCGGCAGACTCATCGCAGAGCGCCCACGAATCCCCGGAGACCAAAGAGGAATCATCGCTGGCTTCCCCCATCAACGGCAACGCCTGGGGTTCGTCATTTACTGCCACAGAACCCACGTACGTTGATGGCTCCCAGTTAGTGTTCCATGACATGCGTGTGGGTGAGCACACGTCGTTCTACCGCGTTGTCATCGAATTTTCCGGTGAAGGTACCCCCGGGGTCCGTCAGTCCTGGTCGCAGCAGCCCGTGGAACAGGGACGAGGACGAGCGCTGCCTGTCGCTGGCACTTCCTGGCTGGATCTGAACATTTCAGGGACTTCCATGCCGATCACCCCCGAGCTTGAAAAGCAGTACTACGCGGGCCCACGCAACGTCACCGTTGGACCGTTGGATGTGCGAGAAGATGGAACCTTCGAGGATCAAACGCACGTTGTCATCGGTATGGATTCTTCCCGCGATTTCCAGATCGGATTCCTCTCCAATCCGACGCGCGTCGTCATTGACGTGAAGAAGTAG
- a CDS encoding lysophospholipid acyltransferase family protein, protein MSPVTGFYRFSRAVLTPIMSPWITYETTGEENLPTDGGFLLVSNHLSEVDPLCLCWYFMKRDTAVRFMAKKSMFSVPFFGWIFKGMGLIPVDREVAPAAALEPTRQALTSGEVVGIYPEGTLTRDPRLWPMEFKTGAARLALDTRVPVVVAAQWGAQEILPQYEMKLDLRWGRKVRFLFLPPIDLSDLYSPEGSGDRAAVAEATRRLQEAVMRGVAQLRGEQAPEHMWEPQTQAGPWWTYEQAMRAKKAKKAKKAKKGQRA, encoded by the coding sequence ATGAGCCCAGTAACAGGTTTTTATCGTTTCTCCCGTGCGGTCCTCACGCCGATCATGTCGCCGTGGATCACCTATGAGACGACAGGCGAAGAGAATCTCCCCACCGATGGGGGCTTTCTCCTGGTGTCGAATCACCTCTCGGAGGTCGATCCGCTATGCCTGTGCTGGTATTTCATGAAGCGTGATACGGCGGTGCGTTTCATGGCGAAGAAGTCAATGTTTTCTGTGCCGTTCTTCGGGTGGATTTTCAAGGGAATGGGTTTAATTCCCGTGGATCGGGAGGTCGCTCCGGCGGCTGCCCTTGAACCGACTCGTCAGGCGCTCACCAGCGGTGAGGTTGTGGGGATCTATCCCGAAGGAACACTGACGCGTGATCCTCGACTGTGGCCAATGGAATTTAAGACGGGAGCGGCTCGCCTCGCCCTTGACACGCGCGTACCGGTTGTCGTTGCCGCGCAGTGGGGTGCGCAGGAGATTCTGCCGCAATACGAAATGAAACTTGATCTGAGATGGGGAAGGAAAGTGCGCTTTTTATTTCTTCCTCCGATCGACCTCAGTGACCTGTATTCCCCCGAGGGCTCCGGTGACCGCGCTGCCGTCGCAGAGGCAACGAGGAGGTTGCAGGAGGCGGTCATGCGCGGCGTCGCCCAGCTGCGCGGTGAGCAGGCCCCGGAACACATGTGGGAGCCTCAGACTCAGGCGGGTCCGTGGTGGACATACGAGCAGGCAATGAGGGCAAAGAAAGCCAAGAAAGCAAAGAAAGCCAAGAAAGGCCAACGCGCCTAA
- a CDS encoding diacylglycerol/lipid kinase family protein produces the protein MTSPSSAQVPAMPSRRSLHILVSSMSAAGRSVKVAPQVARILNTGGWKVAATVTTVSEDPRSIAAHVRENVVAAIGGDGYLAAVARGCHDSGKLFVPIPGGRGNDLCRSLGIGVDPLARARSLAPFGVIIDEDEAGDFHARIRPLDGMWVDDGNGESQLVLGIVSLGLDATANLIANESSINAGPLAYGYGAFSALRSYKPTRIRARVDGVQRDLSGWIASVSNSGCFGGGVRLTADSDPHDGHIELCHVGDMPLSRAIPYLAKAVAVRTGVDESILTVTRVSHVEFLEAHGIVAMADGDRVATAPFTVEAAPHVVDVLV, from the coding sequence GTGACTTCACCATCTAGCGCTCAGGTACCCGCGATGCCTTCTCGTCGTTCGCTCCACATTCTTGTTTCCTCCATGTCGGCGGCGGGGCGCTCAGTCAAGGTCGCTCCGCAGGTCGCACGGATTCTCAATACGGGCGGGTGGAAAGTTGCCGCAACGGTGACAACCGTCAGCGAGGATCCACGGTCCATTGCGGCGCATGTCCGCGAAAACGTTGTCGCTGCGATTGGTGGTGACGGCTACCTTGCTGCGGTTGCGCGAGGCTGCCACGATTCGGGGAAACTGTTCGTTCCGATTCCCGGTGGGCGGGGCAACGACCTGTGCCGCTCGCTAGGTATCGGGGTTGATCCGTTGGCTCGTGCCCGCTCCCTCGCGCCCTTCGGCGTCATCATTGACGAGGACGAGGCCGGCGACTTCCATGCGCGTATCCGACCCCTCGATGGCATGTGGGTCGATGATGGAAACGGAGAGTCGCAGCTTGTTCTGGGGATCGTCTCCCTCGGCCTCGACGCAACGGCGAACCTCATTGCGAATGAGTCTTCGATTAACGCCGGTCCTCTGGCGTACGGCTACGGGGCTTTTTCTGCGCTTCGCTCCTACAAGCCAACCCGGATTCGTGCCCGCGTTGACGGTGTGCAACGTGATCTATCCGGGTGGATCGCGTCCGTGTCGAATTCGGGGTGTTTTGGCGGCGGAGTGCGTTTGACGGCCGACTCAGATCCGCATGATGGTCACATCGAGCTGTGTCACGTGGGAGATATGCCGCTGAGCAGGGCCATTCCCTATCTTGCGAAAGCCGTTGCTGTCCGGACAGGTGTTGACGAGTCCATCCTCACGGTCACGCGAGTCTCTCACGTGGAATTCCTTGAAGCCCACGGAATCGTCGCAATGGCTGACGGTGACAGAGTAGCGACCGCACCTTTTACTGTAGAAGCCGCGCCGCACGTCGTTGACGTCCTCGTCTAA